Proteins encoded in a region of the Saccharothrix ecbatanensis genome:
- a CDS encoding PH domain-containing protein, producing MAYPDDLLSPSEHVVIHKHPHWKTLIVPVLVLLVAVGGGAYLAALVADLSWAAVAWIALAALVVVLVTWLTLAPVVRWRTTHFIVTSDRVMYRIGVFKRTGLDIPLGRINSVRFEHSLVDRVLGCGTLIIESASDEPLEFDDIPGVEKVHSMLYREINDNPEDDHRQEEKVGDGSA from the coding sequence GTGGCGTACCCGGACGACCTGCTCAGCCCCAGTGAGCACGTCGTGATCCACAAGCACCCGCACTGGAAGACGCTGATCGTCCCGGTGCTCGTGCTCCTCGTCGCGGTCGGCGGTGGCGCCTACCTCGCGGCGCTGGTGGCCGACCTGAGCTGGGCGGCGGTCGCCTGGATCGCGCTGGCCGCGCTCGTCGTGGTGCTGGTCACCTGGCTGACCCTGGCGCCCGTGGTCCGCTGGCGCACCACGCACTTCATCGTCACGAGCGACCGCGTGATGTACCGGATCGGCGTGTTCAAGCGCACCGGCCTGGACATCCCGCTCGGCCGCATCAACAGCGTCCGGTTCGAGCACAGCCTGGTGGACCGGGTGCTCGGCTGCGGCACGCTGATCATCGAATCGGCCTCGGACGAGCCGCTGGAGTTCGACGACATCCCGGGTGTGGAGAAGGTGCACTCGATGCTCTACCGGGAGATCAACGACAACCCCGAGGACGACCACCGGCAGGAGGAGAAGGTCGGCGATGGGAGCGCGTGA
- a CDS encoding biotin--[acetyl-CoA-carboxylase] ligase: MRPNAGALSLRTVTLDAAVLRAKLIGPYAAIDVVDHTGSTNADLRAAAARGAHDRTVLIAEQQTAGLGRRGRGWSSPTGGLYLSVLFRPGGVAPARLPWLTLLAGVALVRTAKRVGVDASLKWPNDLLIGDAKAAGVLAEITAGATQAVVVGIGLNVAKLPDDVEPGAGGLLPTSLEDHAGPLDRTEVAVTLLGELAALEDRWRWAGGDEPSLREEYRTHCVTLGRPVRVELAKGEQLLGTAHYLESDGTLVVRDDSGADHSVSAGDVVHLRVR; encoded by the coding sequence ATGCGGCCGAACGCCGGCGCTCTTAGTCTGCGCACCGTGACCCTGGACGCCGCGGTACTCCGCGCCAAGCTCATCGGCCCCTATGCGGCCATCGACGTTGTAGATCACACCGGTTCCACGAACGCGGACCTGCGCGCGGCGGCGGCCCGGGGTGCGCACGACCGCACCGTGCTGATCGCCGAGCAGCAGACCGCCGGGCTGGGACGACGTGGCCGGGGCTGGTCGTCGCCGACCGGCGGCCTCTACCTCAGCGTGCTGTTCCGGCCGGGCGGGGTGGCGCCGGCGCGACTGCCGTGGTTGACGCTGCTCGCGGGCGTGGCGCTGGTCCGCACGGCGAAGCGCGTCGGTGTGGACGCGAGCCTGAAGTGGCCGAACGACCTGCTGATCGGTGACGCCAAGGCGGCGGGCGTGCTGGCCGAGATCACCGCGGGCGCGACGCAGGCCGTGGTCGTCGGCATCGGGCTCAACGTGGCCAAGCTGCCCGACGACGTCGAGCCGGGCGCGGGCGGGCTCCTGCCGACCAGCCTCGAAGACCACGCCGGCCCGCTGGACCGCACCGAGGTGGCCGTCACGCTGCTCGGTGAGCTGGCCGCGCTCGAAGACCGGTGGCGGTGGGCGGGCGGCGACGAGCCGTCGTTGCGCGAGGAGTACCGCACGCACTGCGTCACGCTCGGCCGTCCGGTGCGGGTCGAGTTGGCGAAGGGCGAGCAACTGCTCGGCACGGCCCACTACCTGGAGTCCGACGGCACGCTGGTGGTCCGTGACGATTCGGGCGCCGACCACTCCGTTTCCGCCGGGGACGTGGTGCACCTCCGGGTACGGTGA